A portion of the Sulfurospirillum diekertiae genome contains these proteins:
- a CDS encoding chemotaxis response regulator CheY translates to MKLLVVDDSSTMRRIIKNTLQRLGFDDVLEAEHGVEAWQIMERTPDINVLITDWNMPEMNGLELVRKVRAEKKYENMPIIMVTTEGGKAEVITALKAGVNNYIVKPFTPQVLKEKLEDVLG, encoded by the coding sequence TTGAAGCTGCTTGTAGTAGATGATAGCTCGACAATGCGCCGTATTATAAAAAACACACTGCAGAGATTAGGGTTTGATGATGTTTTAGAAGCTGAACATGGTGTTGAAGCTTGGCAAATTATGGAAAGAACACCTGATATTAATGTATTGATTACTGATTGGAACATGCCTGAGATGAATGGTTTAGAACTGGTTCGCAAAGTCAGAGCAGAAAAAAAATATGAGAATATGCCGATCATTATGGTAACAACGGAAGGCGGTAAGGCTGAAGTTATTACAGCGCTCAAAGCAGGTGTTAATAACTATATCGTTAAACCTTTTACCCCTCAAGTTCTTAAAGAAAAACTCGAGGATGTTTTAGGCTAA
- the hisH gene encoding imidazole glycerol phosphate synthase subunit HisH, translated as MIGLIDYNMGNLRSVTNAFEKLGVAIEIVKDAEAVSKFDKIILPGVGAFKDAMGCLKERNLDEAVRSFATSGKPLLGICLGMQLLFESSVEFGECAGLGLIEGEIVKFDTSRFDQRLKVPHMGWNQLHVKKETPLFKGMPESFYLYFVHSFHARCDDQYTIGTTTYGYDFPSAVQKKNVFGFQPHPEKSHANGLAILKNFVEL; from the coding sequence ATGATAGGATTGATTGATTACAATATGGGAAACCTCAGGAGTGTCACCAATGCGTTTGAAAAGCTTGGTGTTGCCATTGAGATTGTCAAAGATGCAGAGGCTGTATCGAAATTTGATAAGATTATTTTACCCGGAGTGGGTGCTTTTAAAGATGCGATGGGCTGCCTTAAAGAGCGAAATCTTGATGAAGCCGTGAGATCCTTTGCTACTTCTGGTAAACCGCTTTTAGGCATTTGCCTTGGGATGCAACTGTTATTTGAAAGCAGTGTTGAGTTTGGTGAGTGTGCAGGACTTGGGCTGATTGAAGGAGAGATCGTAAAGTTTGATACCTCTCGTTTTGATCAACGTCTTAAAGTCCCTCATATGGGCTGGAATCAATTACATGTAAAAAAAGAGACCCCTTTGTTTAAAGGGATGCCAGAGTCATTTTATCTCTATTTTGTACACAGTTTTCATGCACGCTGTGATGATCAATACACCATTGGTACAACAACTTATGGGTATGACTTCCCCAGTGCGGTACAAAAAAAGAATGTGTTTGGTTTTCAGCCGCACCCTGAGAAGTCACACGCCAATGGATTGGCAATTTTAAAGAATTTTGTGGAGTTGTAA
- a CDS encoding sugar transferase has translation MFYGCKTRYDRTLASKWAHNDIEYDERIQLDVWYVRNWSIELDIQILIKTILVVLSRKGSY, from the coding sequence TTGTTTTACGGCTGTAAAACTAGATATGACAGGACTCTAGCAAGCAAGTGGGCGCACAATGACATTGAGTATGACGAGAGAATCCAGCTTGATGTTTGGTATGTTCGCAACTGGTCGATAGAACTTGATATACAAATCTTAATTAAAACCATTTTAGTCGTTCTTAGTAGAAAGGGAAGTTATTGA
- a CDS encoding glycosyltransferase — MIKQNKIAILLAAYNGKQYIQEQIGSILNQKNVEVMIFISIDPSTDGTRELLEATYCTNPYVAILNDVGKFGGAAKNFFRLIRDVDFTPYDFIAFADQDDIWYQDKLSHAIQKLNETKSDGYSSNVLAFWEDGREKLIVKSQPQCQYDYLFEAAGPGCTYVMTQSLAKKIQQCAIDQKEAMNYVWYHDWFCYAFARANGYTWVIDEKPSMRYRQHSDNEVGANYGWKAFLHRFQKVLYGGALEQARDIAFLIGMKDSSFVKEWHALTRWSFIKLVFHAPQCRRKTKDKVLFFIACLILATLVSKRCDFLQVQ; from the coding sequence ATGATAAAACAAAATAAAATAGCCATTTTATTAGCTGCTTATAATGGTAAACAATACATTCAAGAGCAAATCGGCAGCATTCTAAATCAAAAAAATGTTGAGGTAATGATTTTTATTAGCATTGATCCTTCGACTGATGGAACAAGAGAGCTTTTAGAAGCTACTTATTGCACCAATCCATATGTTGCTATTTTAAACGATGTTGGTAAATTTGGAGGTGCCGCAAAAAACTTCTTTCGTCTTATTCGTGATGTTGATTTTACGCCGTATGATTTTATTGCTTTTGCAGATCAGGATGATATTTGGTACCAAGATAAGTTAAGTCACGCAATCCAAAAATTAAATGAAACAAAATCTGATGGATATTCTAGCAATGTCTTAGCCTTTTGGGAAGATGGACGTGAAAAGTTGATTGTCAAGTCGCAGCCACAATGTCAGTATGACTATTTGTTTGAAGCAGCAGGTCCTGGATGTACTTATGTAATGACGCAGTCATTAGCAAAAAAGATTCAGCAATGTGCAATAGATCAAAAAGAAGCCATGAATTATGTATGGTATCATGATTGGTTTTGTTATGCATTTGCTCGTGCCAATGGCTATACATGGGTCATCGATGAAAAACCGAGCATGCGGTATCGCCAACATAGCGATAATGAAGTCGGTGCAAACTATGGATGGAAAGCATTTTTGCATCGTTTTCAAAAAGTTTTATACGGTGGAGCACTTGAGCAAGCAAGAGATATAGCTTTTTTAATAGGTATGAAAGATTCTTCTTTTGTGAAAGAATGGCATGCACTGACTCGATGGAGCTTTATAAAACTAGTTTTTCATGCACCTCAATGTAGGCGAAAAACTAAAGATAAAGTTTTGTTTTTTATTGCGTGTTTAATTTTAGCGACATTAGTATCTAAACGTTGTGATTTTTTACAAGTACAATGA
- a CDS encoding 50S ribosomal protein L11 methyltransferase: MEKTYNELQITPSSEYPLFLDFIMSLSDEAIEEKESTIILRSEDDLEMILFGTETFAKELSSVLGKDIHLETKLLVKENEDWIAQYRNSVQPLHVNDFYIRPTWVENFEGKKNIIIDPALAFGSGHHETTYGCLLLLQKYIKEGTTLLDVGCGSGILSIAARKCGAIVDLCDTDEQATDSATQNFELNHESFHRIWTGSVQKREQEYDVVVANIIADVLIMLSSDLQKAVKEGGLLILSGILDKYVDKVEHKFSSMKLVEKYQKEEWFTLVLQRN; the protein is encoded by the coding sequence ATGGAAAAAACCTATAACGAACTTCAAATAACCCCTAGTAGTGAATACCCACTTTTCCTTGATTTTATTATGAGCCTCAGTGATGAGGCTATTGAGGAAAAAGAAAGCACGATTATTTTACGAAGCGAAGATGATTTAGAAATGATCCTTTTCGGTACAGAAACATTTGCAAAAGAGCTTTCTTCTGTACTTGGTAAAGATATTCACCTTGAGACGAAGCTCTTAGTCAAAGAAAATGAAGATTGGATTGCGCAGTATCGAAACTCTGTACAACCTTTGCATGTAAACGATTTTTATATCCGTCCTACGTGGGTAGAAAATTTTGAAGGCAAAAAAAATATTATTATTGATCCAGCCCTTGCGTTTGGTTCAGGACATCATGAAACAACTTATGGCTGTTTACTGTTGTTGCAAAAATATATTAAAGAAGGTACAACACTTTTAGATGTGGGTTGTGGAAGCGGTATCTTGTCTATCGCGGCCCGAAAATGTGGTGCTATTGTGGATCTATGTGATACGGATGAACAAGCAACGGATAGCGCAACACAAAATTTTGAACTCAATCATGAAAGTTTTCATCGTATATGGACAGGTTCTGTTCAGAAGCGCGAGCAAGAGTATGATGTGGTTGTAGCCAATATTATTGCTGATGTTTTGATTATGCTTTCTTCTGATTTACAAAAAGCTGTCAAAGAGGGAGGATTGTTGATTCTCTCTGGGATTTTAGATAAATATGTAGATAAAGTAGAACACAAATTTTCTTCGATGAAATTGGTCGAAAAGTATCAAAAAGAGGAGTGGTTTACACTCGTGTTACAAAGGAACTAG
- the hisA gene encoding 1-(5-phosphoribosyl)-5-[(5-phosphoribosylamino)methylideneamino]imidazole-4-carboxamide isomerase — MDILPAIDLKDGKAVRLTKGLMESAKIYSNEPWKVAKVFETMGSKWVHLVDLNGAFAGEPKNLEQIEKIRQNCHLKLELGGGIRDEETIRRYVDLGIDRVILGSIALKNPAFVKEMAQKYRVVVGIDAIDGYVAVEGWAEKSTMKATDLARAFADVGVEAIICTDVGRDGMLSGVNLEFTLSIAEASGIATIASGGLKNLDDIITLKQSQKVAGVIVGKAFYEGSLDLREAFTYIAKETL, encoded by the coding sequence ATGGATATTTTACCAGCGATTGATCTCAAAGATGGCAAAGCCGTACGCCTAACCAAAGGGCTGATGGAAAGTGCTAAAATTTATTCCAATGAGCCATGGAAAGTGGCAAAAGTATTTGAAACAATGGGCTCAAAATGGGTGCATTTGGTGGATTTAAACGGTGCTTTTGCGGGAGAGCCAAAAAACCTTGAGCAGATTGAAAAAATTCGTCAAAACTGTCACTTGAAATTAGAGCTTGGTGGTGGTATCCGCGATGAAGAGACGATTCGCCGTTATGTGGATTTAGGCATTGATCGCGTTATTTTAGGCTCCATCGCTTTGAAAAATCCCGCTTTTGTGAAAGAGATGGCTCAAAAATACCGTGTTGTGGTGGGTATTGATGCTATTGATGGTTATGTCGCGGTAGAAGGTTGGGCTGAAAAATCCACCATGAAAGCAACGGACCTTGCACGTGCTTTTGCTGATGTTGGAGTCGAAGCCATCATTTGCACCGATGTGGGACGTGATGGAATGCTCAGTGGCGTAAATCTTGAGTTTACACTTTCAATTGCTGAAGCTTCAGGCATTGCCACAATTGCGAGTGGAGGATTAAAGAATTTAGACGATATTATAACGTTGAAACAGAGCCAAAAGGTTGCTGGTGTTATCGTAGGAAAAGCGTTTTATGAAGGAAGTTTAGATTTGCGCGAAGCGTTTACGTATATCGCTAAAGAAACGCTTTAA
- a CDS encoding STT3 domain-containing protein, protein MNTLNQNHLRLVGLIIFAFIFSFSIRLIWVYQFNDFESFKFAGQFMINTNDGYYWAEGARDLLGGFTKQHDLSPITEAASWLTYVVAKVLPFSFETIIFYMPAVLGSLIVIPIILIASNLKMIEVGFLAALLASIAVSYYNRTMVGYYDTDMLTIVLPTFLLWSLILALRTKEEKYLLITALEIIAYRWWYPQSYSLEFSYFGLILAYALIFDRKNLFNFKLLTIMLFAMMGLPSTIRLLIVIGVYISFKHERLKQYVWYFLAAAGALFLFSGGLDPIWLRLKLYVFKDAIETSKDILPLHFFSVMQTVREAGQIDFVTFAERISGHTITFLLSLVGYVLMAKKYPVILLGLPLLGLGFLALWGGLRFTIYAVPVCALGVSYLLFTWSAYITQLFVNEKLGSIVKSSFVILSSLGILYPNLLHIIEYRVPTVFNKTEVEQLDSLRKIADREDYIVAWWDYGYPIRYYTDAKTLIDGAKHDGNVNFPVSFMLTNPQESAARLARLEVEYTEKAFLVAEQNETKAKNEQKKIMNNTAQMTLDYGFHDANDFLDALQTPLSMPAKTREIYFYLPYRMLSIFPTVAQFSNLDVMSGKMVRQPFFFQTNRFKDNGTTLDFSSGLVLDKAKGVLKLGAQDIPIKYFIQTSYTPEFKFVKEQTMIHSDGVFSIIYMQAYNTFLILDESMFNSTYIQLFVLENYDERFFEPISLEAYAKVYRLKI, encoded by the coding sequence TTGAACACACTCAACCAAAATCATTTACGCCTTGTAGGGCTCATAATTTTTGCTTTTATTTTTAGCTTTAGTATACGTTTGATTTGGGTTTATCAATTTAATGATTTTGAGAGTTTCAAGTTTGCTGGGCAGTTTATGATCAATACCAACGATGGGTATTACTGGGCTGAAGGTGCTAGAGATTTATTAGGTGGTTTTACTAAGCAACATGATCTTTCTCCGATTACCGAAGCAGCGTCATGGCTTACCTACGTCGTAGCGAAGGTATTGCCTTTTTCTTTTGAAACAATTATATTTTATATGCCAGCCGTACTTGGATCGTTAATCGTTATTCCTATTATCTTGATTGCCTCTAATTTAAAAATGATAGAAGTCGGTTTTTTAGCAGCGCTTCTAGCCTCGATTGCGGTAAGTTATTACAATCGAACAATGGTAGGGTACTATGACACGGATATGCTCACTATTGTATTGCCAACATTCCTCTTGTGGTCATTGATTTTAGCACTCCGTACGAAAGAAGAGAAATACCTTTTAATCACTGCTTTAGAAATTATTGCTTATCGCTGGTGGTATCCGCAAAGCTACTCATTAGAATTTTCTTATTTTGGATTGATTTTGGCGTATGCTTTAATCTTTGATCGCAAAAATCTGTTTAATTTCAAGCTTTTAACGATTATGCTTTTTGCAATGATGGGCTTACCAAGTACCATACGATTGTTGATTGTCATTGGCGTTTATATCAGTTTTAAACACGAAAGATTAAAACAGTACGTATGGTATTTCTTAGCAGCGGCAGGAGCGCTTTTCCTCTTCAGTGGAGGACTAGATCCTATTTGGCTTAGACTTAAACTTTATGTTTTTAAAGATGCAATAGAAACAAGCAAGGATATTTTACCATTGCATTTTTTTTCCGTGATGCAAACGGTTCGTGAAGCTGGTCAAATTGATTTTGTAACCTTTGCTGAACGCATTAGTGGACATACGATTACTTTCCTACTCTCTCTTGTTGGCTATGTCTTAATGGCCAAAAAATACCCTGTAATACTTTTAGGCCTTCCCCTTTTAGGGCTTGGGTTTTTGGCCCTTTGGGGCGGACTTCGCTTCACGATTTATGCAGTTCCCGTATGTGCATTAGGTGTGTCGTATCTACTTTTTACATGGAGTGCTTATATCACCCAATTGTTTGTGAATGAAAAGCTTGGAAGCATTGTTAAATCAAGTTTTGTGATTCTCTCAAGCCTAGGGATTTTATATCCAAATCTTTTGCATATTATTGAATATCGTGTACCCACAGTGTTTAACAAAACAGAAGTAGAACAACTGGATTCACTTAGAAAAATAGCGGATCGAGAAGACTATATTGTTGCATGGTGGGATTATGGGTATCCTATTCGTTATTATACAGATGCAAAAACCTTGATAGATGGAGCAAAACATGATGGGAATGTTAATTTCCCTGTAAGCTTTATGTTAACTAACCCCCAAGAGAGTGCAGCAAGGCTAGCACGACTTGAAGTTGAATATACGGAAAAAGCATTTTTAGTGGCAGAGCAAAATGAGACAAAAGCTAAAAATGAGCAGAAAAAAATCATGAACAACACGGCTCAAATGACATTAGATTATGGTTTTCATGATGCGAATGACTTTCTGGATGCTTTGCAAACACCTCTCTCAATGCCTGCTAAAACACGTGAAATCTATTTTTATCTGCCTTACCGTATGTTGAGCATTTTCCCAACGGTGGCGCAGTTTAGTAATCTGGATGTCATGAGTGGCAAAATGGTACGTCAGCCCTTCTTTTTTCAGACAAATCGTTTTAAAGATAATGGTACAACGCTAGATTTTAGCAGTGGTCTTGTACTGGATAAAGCTAAAGGCGTATTAAAACTTGGGGCACAGGATATTCCTATTAAATATTTTATTCAAACATCGTATACACCAGAATTTAAATTTGTCAAAGAACAAACGATGATCCATTCAGATGGTGTTTTCTCAATTATCTATATGCAAGCCTACAATACGTTTCTGATTCTGGATGAATCGATGTTTAATTCGACCTATATTCAACTTTTTGTATTAGAAAATTATGATGAACGATTTTTCGAGCCGATTAGTTTAGAGGCATATGCTAAAGTGTATCGGCTCAAAATTTAG
- a CDS encoding glycosyltransferase family 4 protein, with translation MNFFNVCVFVSVFLVSTILSFMLVKYKDIICILDEPNARSYHTVVIPRSGGVGIFIAFILGVLLLDIAHDYWFFLPLFIIFALGLYDDINPLSSKKKLLITFLSSILLFYLGFDIDKYGCFVGYDIILPTWISCLFFGIACAGFINSINLIDGLDGLASLVSLVILCAFAYLGFRWHDDFLFGVALVLMSAILGFLIFNWHPAKIFMGDSGSLTLGFIIVILSVYSIKQSYITAVSVLLLAAIPILDTLIVMVRRIVNKQNPFKADQTHMHHIVLKQQNRHVVQTVMLIGIWQILFTYIGLGFKVRDDSYILVLFILCFVFFYFSLTPKKIRKN, from the coding sequence TTGAATTTTTTTAATGTATGTGTCTTTGTGAGTGTTTTTTTGGTATCAACAATCCTTTCATTTATGCTAGTGAAATATAAAGATATTATTTGTATTTTAGATGAACCTAATGCACGAAGTTATCATACTGTAGTTATTCCTCGCAGCGGGGGTGTGGGTATTTTTATAGCGTTTATACTAGGAGTGCTTTTATTAGACATTGCCCATGATTATTGGTTTTTTCTTCCATTATTTATTATATTTGCACTAGGGTTGTATGATGATATCAATCCTCTTTCCTCTAAAAAAAAGCTTCTAATAACTTTTTTGTCTTCTATACTTTTATTTTATTTAGGTTTTGATATAGACAAATATGGATGTTTTGTTGGCTATGACATTATTTTGCCTACTTGGATTTCGTGTCTATTTTTTGGTATTGCATGTGCTGGGTTTATCAATTCTATCAACTTGATCGATGGTTTAGATGGTTTGGCATCTTTGGTATCACTAGTTATTCTTTGTGCATTTGCTTATTTAGGGTTTCGTTGGCATGATGATTTTTTATTTGGTGTCGCCTTAGTGTTAATGTCTGCCATATTAGGTTTTCTCATTTTTAATTGGCATCCAGCTAAAATTTTTATGGGTGATTCAGGTAGTTTAACATTGGGATTTATCATTGTTATTCTTTCCGTTTATTCTATTAAACAGAGTTACATTACAGCAGTGTCTGTGCTATTACTGGCTGCAATACCTATCTTAGATACACTTATTGTAATGGTTAGAAGAATTGTCAATAAGCAAAATCCCTTCAAAGCGGATCAAACACATATGCACCATATTGTGCTTAAGCAGCAAAATAGGCATGTGGTTCAGACAGTGATGTTAATAGGTATATGGCAAATACTATTTACCTATATAGGCTTAGGATTTAAAGTAAGAGATGATTCCTATATCCTTGTTCTATTTATACTTTGTTTTGTCTTTTTTTATTTTAGCCTAACACCAAAAAAAATAAGAAAAAATTAA
- a CDS encoding PDC sensor domain-containing protein translates to MIIREIQQFAEVRTRARAYLCYLFTRNIPNRMPEPNLDVITASLDKIVHEVEEFEALYLLDQSGNQVINNITDDPHRKGGLGQNRSGKSYYYRAVREKRCVLSDPYPSTLTNDLTVTASYPIYDEQGILKFIACIDVSLEHILKIAHPSSLQSAFGKTSQLIYTIFSLSLLAIALLLLFNGMRSLFMHGLEFNLLDIKAMFESTILITLSLAIFDLVKTIFEEEVLGRNERDDSGGMHKTMVRFLGSIIIALAIEALMLVFKFAIIDAAHIVYAVYLIGGVTMLLFGLAFYLKSIPQKRDS, encoded by the coding sequence ATGATTATTCGTGAAATTCAGCAGTTTGCTGAGGTTAGGACAAGGGCAAGGGCATATTTATGCTATCTGTTTACGCGCAATATTCCTAATCGTATGCCTGAACCAAACCTAGATGTCATTACGGCAAGTCTTGATAAAATTGTCCATGAAGTCGAAGAGTTCGAAGCACTTTATTTACTTGACCAATCCGGTAATCAAGTCATCAATAATATTACAGATGATCCACATCGTAAAGGTGGTTTGGGGCAAAATCGTAGTGGAAAGTCCTATTATTACCGTGCAGTACGTGAAAAACGCTGTGTGTTAAGTGATCCGTATCCTTCAACCTTGACCAACGATTTAACGGTTACGGCTTCGTATCCTATTTATGATGAGCAAGGTATCCTAAAATTCATTGCTTGTATTGATGTCTCTTTGGAGCATATTCTTAAAATTGCCCACCCATCATCATTACAGTCTGCTTTTGGAAAAACATCTCAATTGATTTACACTATTTTTTCACTCTCTCTCTTGGCAATTGCGCTGTTATTACTCTTTAATGGGATGCGCAGTCTTTTTATGCACGGACTTGAGTTTAATCTTCTTGATATTAAAGCGATGTTTGAATCCACCATTTTAATTACCCTTTCCTTAGCGATTTTTGATCTGGTGAAAACGATTTTTGAAGAGGAAGTTTTAGGGCGGAATGAGCGAGATGACAGTGGCGGTATGCATAAAACGATGGTACGTTTTTTAGGCTCTATTATCATTGCTCTTGCCATTGAAGCCTTAATGCTTGTCTTTAAATTCGCGATTATCGATGCGGCACACATTGTCTATGCGGTCTATCTGATTGGCGGTGTGACAATGCTTCTTTTTGGACTCGCGTTTTATCTTAAATCCATACCTCAAAAGAGAGATTCATGA
- a CDS encoding glycosyltransferase family 2 protein, whose translation MIYNSLLSIVVPTYNRADFLDYCLEFHIPLAREYNIQIFISDNASTDNTREIVSKWMKEYPLLKYHQNASNVGPDRNFEIGLKLPDTEYIWLLGDTYQIPSNGIEYFLRLFPENNKYEVIICNVENRVLNIPSQRYKNPNKLLNDLGWHLTCLSSLIYSSRLVAQADFERYYNTSFIQTGIIFEYIAEKNFTIYWSDSISVMGINDTRLKKKRMDTRGVCF comes from the coding sequence TTGATATATAATAGTCTCTTGTCTATTGTGGTTCCAACATACAATCGTGCTGATTTTCTTGATTATTGCCTTGAATTTCATATTCCATTAGCAAGAGAATACAATATACAAATCTTTATATCTGATAATGCATCGACAGACAATACTAGAGAAATAGTTTCAAAATGGATGAAGGAATATCCGTTATTAAAGTATCACCAAAATGCATCTAATGTAGGGCCTGATAGAAATTTTGAAATTGGACTAAAATTGCCAGATACTGAATATATTTGGTTGTTGGGAGATACGTATCAAATCCCAAGTAATGGTATTGAATACTTTTTAAGACTTTTTCCCGAAAACAATAAATACGAAGTAATTATTTGTAATGTAGAAAATCGTGTTTTAAATATACCATCTCAACGATATAAAAATCCTAATAAACTTCTTAATGACTTAGGGTGGCATCTAACTTGCTTATCAAGCTTAATTTATAGTTCTAGACTTGTTGCCCAAGCTGATTTTGAACGTTATTATAATACTTCTTTTATTCAGACAGGGATTATATTTGAGTATATAGCAGAAAAGAATTTTACAATTTATTGGAGTGATAGTATTTCTGTGATGGGGATAAACGATACTCGTTTAAAAAAAAAGAGGATGGACACAAGAGGCGTGTGTTTTTGA
- a CDS encoding glycosyltransferase family 2 protein — translation MANIAPSSSTIDILMATYNGEKYLSEQFDSIVNQTYKDWKLIIHDDGSIDNTVYIIKEYMLQYPEKIILIDDDICTGEAKNNFAYLMQFSSSPYITLCDQDDVWFPYKLATIIPLLQKYDLVMSDVIIVDEVKHLLNDSFYKLNHSKRGFLNNLLHNSYIGCAMAFNRKIYERAMPIPTNIPMHDWWIGLISEIFGSVVFTNDKLMYYRRHTTNASQTSEKSKYSIFKKISFRGIIVYYIILRCIRQFIIR, via the coding sequence ATGGCAAATATTGCTCCAAGTAGTTCTACAATCGATATATTAATGGCCACATATAATGGAGAAAAATACCTTTCTGAACAATTTGATTCTATTGTAAATCAGACTTATAAAGATTGGAAATTAATTATTCATGATGATGGCTCAATCGACAATACTGTATATATTATAAAAGAATATATGTTACAGTATCCGGAAAAGATTATATTAATTGATGATGATATTTGTACGGGTGAAGCAAAAAATAATTTTGCATATTTGATGCAGTTTTCATCGTCTCCATATATTACATTGTGTGATCAAGATGATGTATGGTTCCCTTATAAGCTCGCAACGATCATTCCTTTACTCCAAAAATATGACTTAGTGATGAGTGATGTAATAATCGTGGATGAAGTTAAGCATCTTTTAAATGACTCTTTTTATAAACTCAATCATTCTAAAAGAGGATTTTTGAACAATCTTCTGCATAATTCTTATATTGGATGTGCTATGGCATTTAATCGCAAAATATATGAGAGAGCCATGCCTATACCAACGAATATACCTATGCATGATTGGTGGATTGGATTGATTTCAGAAATTTTTGGTTCAGTTGTTTTCACTAATGATAAATTGATGTATTATAGACGTCATACTACAAACGCTTCTCAGACAAGTGAAAAATCCAAGTACTCAATTTTCAAAAAAATTAGCTTTAGGGGAATTATAGTGTATTATATTATTTTACGTTGTATTAGGCAGTTTATAATACGATGA
- a CDS encoding glycosyltransferase family 2 protein, translating to MNPISAIIVLYNPNSTIINNIQSYINNVSKLYVVDNSDVINRQFVDSLAQFKNLIYINNSGNQGIAHALNVGAKLAIKDGASWLLTMDQDSRFEGNNLENLIQCALHCDITSIGIMSPVHVLEHSINKPVQIQKVSETFDVMTSGNLLNLHIYQKIGEFINELFIDAVDQEYCLRLRHNRYKILLCEFALLEHCLGDLREVKLGFKSIRYSNHSPIRRYYITRNRLYLFQKYFWEFPLFGFKIIKWIIFEWIKIIVLEKDKIAKNKATLEGIRDFFRGKYGKYCSK from the coding sequence ATGAATCCAATTTCTGCAATCATCGTGTTGTATAATCCAAATTCAACAATAATAAACAATATTCAAAGTTATATTAATAACGTTTCTAAACTTTATGTTGTTGATAATTCAGATGTTATTAATAGACAATTTGTTGATAGTCTTGCACAATTTAAAAATTTAATCTATATTAATAACAGTGGGAATCAAGGTATAGCACATGCTTTGAACGTTGGGGCTAAATTAGCCATTAAAGACGGTGCTTCTTGGCTTTTGACTATGGATCAAGACAGTAGATTTGAAGGTAATAATTTAGAAAATTTAATTCAATGTGCTTTACACTGCGATATTACTTCTATAGGTATAATGTCTCCCGTACATGTACTAGAACATTCTATAAATAAACCCGTCCAAATTCAAAAGGTATCTGAAACCTTTGATGTAATGACTTCTGGGAATTTGCTTAATCTTCATATTTATCAAAAGATAGGTGAGTTTATTAATGAATTGTTTATTGATGCCGTAGATCAAGAATATTGTTTAAGATTGCGACATAATCGTTACAAAATATTGTTGTGTGAATTTGCACTATTAGAACATTGCTTAGGTGATCTTAGGGAGGTTAAGTTAGGGTTTAAATCTATTCGCTATTCTAATCATAGTCCCATAAGAAGATACTACATAACACGAAATCGGCTCTACCTTTTTCAAAAATATTTTTGGGAGTTTCCATTATTTGGATTTAAAATCATAAAATGGATTATCTTTGAATGGATTAAGATTATAGTTCTTGAAAAAGATAAAATAGCTAAAAATAAAGCTACACTAGAAGGAATTAGAGATTTTTTTAGAGGGAAATATGGCAAATATTGCTCCAAGTAG